The Methyloprofundus sedimenti genome contains the following window.
TGGCGAAGTTGAGCTTTGAGACCCGTTCAGTCAGCGTCACCAATACGCCTTTATGTCCTTTACCGATAACAGTATCTGCTTCCCAATCACCTAAACGCGTTTTATCATCAACCACTTGTGGTCGCTCATCAATATCAACACGGCTGGGTATCGTTCCGCGATAATCATTTTTTCCATATCGCTTACGATAAGGTTTGGCTTGATGCCTCAAATAAGTATACAAATCGCCACCGGCTGCTTTGTTAGCTAAAATATAACGGTAAATAGTCTCATGACTGACGGAGTCCTTACCTTGTTGTTTTAAGCGTCCTGAAATACAGTCAGGGCTCCATTTCTCTTTGATTAAAGGCGTTATTATCTGTTGTAACTCAGCCGTCATCTTGATGTTTTTGGGCTTATCAATATGGCGTTGTTTAGCTATTCTCTCAGCTTGCTTGTAACGATAACCACACTGACCTGTATTACGCGTAATTTCACGTCCAATAGTCGATTTATGACGCCCCAATGTGATGGCTATTTGATTCTTAGAAACGCCTTGTTTTAGTTGCGTATAAATGTAAAATCTTTCCTCTTGGGTTAGATGGTTAAACGTGTTCATTGAGCACCTCTTTTTAGTTTCAGGTTTTAGTCGACGGAAACTATACCATCTAACCCTTTAAAGAGGTGTTGCAGTTATTATATGAATTCGGGTATCTTTAGAATCCCCAAAGTATTCCAAAGTTATAATTGAAATCGTTTGGAATCGACTCCGTAGTATCATACTCATTACGTATATTGAACTTAATTGCCAAACCTTCAAACCAATCTATATCATGCTTCCAGTCAATATTTGTCAAATTTCTATATTGTCCCGCATCAGTCAGGCCAGGGTAAAAATAATTAGAAAATATAAATTGTTGCTTGGCGGTGACATGCCAGACTAAATTAATCCCAAGCAATGCCTCAAAACCCAGAATGTCTTTTTCTGTATAACCAAGAGAATTACGGGTATCTGTGATCCTTTTATCAAATTCAACAATACCGGTCCCCCCTAAACGACCTGAAAACTCCCATGTTTTGGTTTTAATAAATTGATACCCAGGACCCACTGATATTTGAAATCTACTTTTCCAGTCTTTAAATTCATCCCAGTCATAGGTTGACGATGCAAAAGCAAACCATTTATTATCTGGAAAAAACCAGTCTTTAGTCAGGACGGCATTGACTTTATTCTCACCGACAATATTATCTTCCGAATCAAGCAAATAAAAGCTCTTGAAATCCCAGCGATGGCTTTTATCTTCATAACGGGTATTAAATGCGGCACGAAAATTGGTATTAACTGATGATCCTGAAGCTCCCCTCAAGCCAATCTCTATGCTGCTATCCCAATCCTTAAACCAGCCCGTTCCCATAAACCCATCATTAACCTTTTCACCTTTAGCCAATTTAACATTATTTGCAGCTTCGACCACTTTTTCCTCTGCTTCCTGCACCTGCTCTTCCGCTAATTCGACTTGCTCCTCTGCAACTTCAGCCTGAGTTTGCGCCACAACAATTTTTTCTTCGGCAAGCATAATATCCTCTATTGCTGTCGTCATTAATGCTTGTTCAGCAATTTTGATTTCTTTTTTAGAAACCTTGACTTCAGCTTTCGCGACTTTAACTTTCTGTTTAGCGAGTTTGGCGTCACCAACAGCCTCTTTCACTTTTGCATTAGCGAGCCTGATATTTCTGGCAACTATGACCTTTTTATCAGCTGCATTAGCAGTATCAACAGCAGCGATAAGGTTTTGTTCAGCCATAGCGAGCTTAACTCTTGCATCTATTTCAAGCTGCTCCGCGTTAGTAACTTGTGCTTCATCAGCAAGCCTGAGGCTTTCTCTTACAGCAAGCAATCGTTTATTAGCCAAATCCACTTCAAGTTTAGCCAAGGGAATTGCTTCTCTGGCCAGTTTAGCAGCAATAATGGCTTTTCCTTCTTCGCCTTCCGGTAGCTTGGTAACATTGTTCAGATTTATGTCTGATAAGTTACTAATGTAAATTTTATCAATTGTTTGCTCACCCAATACCGGATGAGAAAAGCTAACAGTGGTATCTGTCTGGTAAGTAATGTCAACATCAAGACTATCGCCATTACTAAATTTTATCGACTGGGTATAAGCAGCAGTAGAAACTAATAAGGAACATAGGCATAGAACAAGCCGATTGTAATTCATGCAAATAAGAAAAAGTAATTTTTCGCTCAGTAGATTGAGACGTGAGCAATAGCATTGTTGTGCTTCAATGTGCTCTCAACACATTCAATAACAAACAACATCTGTACTTTACCCTGATTTATTTTTTTATCAGTAGCTCTACTAATAGCTGTTCATATATATCTGATAAAGGCTGCAAATCTGCTAGCGGAACATTTTCATTAATTTTATGAATGCTTTCATTCAAATGTCCTAGCTCAATCACCTCTGCTCCAGTCGGAGCAATAAAACGCCCATCAGACGTACCGCCCCCCGTGTCATCCAGCGTATCGATTCCTGTCACTTTTTTAATCGCTGCATGAGCCGCTTCAATTAATGCGCCGCCTGAGGTTAAGAATGGGTTACCTGACAAACGCCAGTTAATTTCATAGTCAAAATCAAAACGGTCAAATATCTCCAGTACACGCTGCTTGATCGTAGCCTCATCTAATTCAGTACAAAAACGTAAATTAAATTGCAGTTCAAGCTCTCCGGGAATAATATTTTCTGCACCTGTACCGCTATTGATATTGGAGACTTGCAAACTAGTGGGTGGAAAAAATTGATTCCCCTGATCCCAGACTTCTTCAGTAAGTGCGTGCAGCGCAGGGGCAAAACCATGAATAGGGTTATTAGCTATTGCAGGATAGGCGACATGCCCTTGCATACCTTTAACTATTACTCTGGCGCATAAGGAACCCCGCCTGCCGACACGAATCACATCGCCAATATGTTGATCACTAGAAGGCTCACCGACCAGACACCAATCTATTTTTTCATTGCGCTGTTCCAATACCTCAACAACCTTGACAACCCCATTGGTAGCCGGGCCTTCTTCGTCGCTGGTAATCATCATCGCGATTGCACCTTGATGATCTGGATACCTGGCAATAAAACGTTCAACAGCAGTCACAAAACAGGCGATGCCTCCTTTCATGTCTGCCGTGCCGCGACCGTATAAACGATGCTGTCGAATGGTGGGTACAAAAGGCGGTGAATCCCATTTTTCCAATGGCCCTGTAGGTACCACGTCAGTATGACCCAGAAAAACAAACAGTGGTTTATTACGACCACGTTTTAGCCATAGATTTTTAGTGTCGTCAAAGTCCAATTGCTCAGCTATAAAGCCAATTTTTTCCAGACGTTTTGTTAATAGATCCTGGCAACCCGCATCTTCAGGCGTTACCGATTCACAGCTAATAAGCTCTTCAAGTAAAACGAGAGTATCACTCATAATAATGTCTGGTAATTTTCGGCATTAAAACCAATTAATAATTGCTCGCCAGTATCTAATACTGGCCGCTTGATTAAGGTGAGATTTTCTAGCATCAAACTCGCAGCTTTGATCGCATTTAAATCAGACTTTTGCTGCTCAGATATTTGCCGCCAACTGGTACTGCGCCTGTTTAACAGGTTTTCCCATCCAGCTTTTTGAATAAAAAAAGCGAGCTGCTGCGCACTTAAACCATCCTCTCGAAAGTCGTGAAATTGGTATGCTATGTTATTTTTCTCTAACCACAAACGCGCTTTTCTGACGCTATCGCAATTTTTTATGCC
Protein-coding sequences here:
- a CDS encoding IS30 family transposase, which produces MNTFNHLTQEERFYIYTQLKQGVSKNQIAITLGRHKSTIGREITRNTGQCGYRYKQAERIAKQRHIDKPKNIKMTAELQQIITPLIKEKWSPDCISGRLKQQGKDSVSHETIYRYILANKAAGGDLYTYLRHQAKPYRKRYGKNDYRGTIPSRVDIDERPQVVDDKTRLGDWEADTVIGKGHKGVLVTLTERVSKLNFAISIERKESELTKEAIINALEPFKRWVHTITFDNGREFCGHEAIAKTLDCGTYFAKPYHSWQRGLNENHNGLLRQYFPKKEPLDKVTQDEVDSAITALNHRPRKGLNYRTPWEVFCQITGVDINKSQGVALIA
- a CDS encoding DUF481 domain-containing protein; protein product: MNYNRLVLCLCSLLVSTAAYTQSIKFSNGDSLDVDITYQTDTTVSFSHPVLGEQTIDKIYISNLSDINLNNVTKLPEGEEGKAIIAAKLAREAIPLAKLEVDLANKRLLAVRESLRLADEAQVTNAEQLEIDARVKLAMAEQNLIAAVDTANAADKKVIVARNIRLANAKVKEAVGDAKLAKQKVKVAKAEVKVSKKEIKIAEQALMTTAIEDIMLAEEKIVVAQTQAEVAEEQVELAEEQVQEAEEKVVEAANNVKLAKGEKVNDGFMGTGWFKDWDSSIEIGLRGASGSSVNTNFRAAFNTRYEDKSHRWDFKSFYLLDSEDNIVGENKVNAVLTKDWFFPDNKWFAFASSTYDWDEFKDWKSRFQISVGPGYQFIKTKTWEFSGRLGGTGIVEFDKRITDTRNSLGYTEKDILGFEALLGINLVWHVTAKQQFIFSNYFYPGLTDAGQYRNLTNIDWKHDIDWFEGLAIKFNIRNEYDTTESIPNDFNYNFGILWGF
- the dapE gene encoding succinyl-diaminopimelate desuccinylase; protein product: MSDTLVLLEELISCESVTPEDAGCQDLLTKRLEKIGFIAEQLDFDDTKNLWLKRGRNKPLFVFLGHTDVVPTGPLEKWDSPPFVPTIRQHRLYGRGTADMKGGIACFVTAVERFIARYPDHQGAIAMMITSDEEGPATNGVVKVVEVLEQRNEKIDWCLVGEPSSDQHIGDVIRVGRRGSLCARVIVKGMQGHVAYPAIANNPIHGFAPALHALTEEVWDQGNQFFPPTSLQVSNINSGTGAENIIPGELELQFNLRFCTELDEATIKQRVLEIFDRFDFDYEINWRLSGNPFLTSGGALIEAAHAAIKKVTGIDTLDDTGGGTSDGRFIAPTGAEVIELGHLNESIHKINENVPLADLQPLSDIYEQLLVELLIKK
- a CDS encoding ArsC family reductase, encoding MTTLYGIKNCDSVRKARLWLEKNNIAYQFHDFREDGLSAQQLAFFIQKAGWENLLNRRSTSWRQISEQQKSDLNAIKAASLMLENLTLIKRPVLDTGEQLLIGFNAENYQTLL